From Equus przewalskii isolate Varuska chromosome 17, EquPr2, whole genome shotgun sequence, the proteins below share one genomic window:
- the CHRNA1 gene encoding acetylcholine receptor subunit alpha, which produces MEPWPLLLLLGLCSAGLVLGSEHETRLVAKLFENYNSVVRPVEDHRKVVEVTVGLQLIQLINVDEVNQIVTTNVRLKQQWVDYNLKWNPADYGGVKKIHIPSEKIWRPDLVLYNNADGDFAIVKFTKVLLDYTGHITWTPPAIFKSYCEIIVTYFPFDEQNCSMKLGTWTYDGSVVAINQESDQPDLSNFMESGEWVIKESRGWKHWVFYACCPSTPYLDITYHFVMQRLPLYFIVNVIIPCLLFSFLTGLVFYLPTDSGEKMTLSISVLLSLTVFLLVIVELIPSTSSAVPLIGKYMLFTMVFVITSIIITVIVINTHHRSPSTHVMPEWVRKVFIDTIPNIMFFSTMKRPSREKQDRKIFTEDIDISDISGKPGPPPMGFHSPLIKHPEVKSAIEGVKYIAETMKSDQESNNAAEEWKYVAMVMDHILLGVFMLVCIIGTLAVFAGRLIELNQQG; this is translated from the exons CTGGCCTCGTCCTGGGCTCCGAACATGAGACCCGTCTGGTGGCAAAGCTATTTGAAAACTATAACAGTGTGGTGCGGCCAGTGGAAGACCACCGCAAGGTGGTAGAGGTCACCGTGGGCCTGCAGCTGATACAGCTCATCAACGTG GATGAAGTAAATCAGATCGTGACAACCAATGTTCGACTGAAACAG CAATGGGTGGATTACAACCTAAAATGGAATCCAGCCGACTATGGCGGCGTGAAAAAAATCCACATTCCCTCGGAAAAGATCTGGCGCCCAGACCTTGTTCTCTATAACAA TGCAGACGGTGACTTTGCCATTGTGAAGTTCACGAAAGTGCTCCTGGACTACACCGGCCATATCACGTGGACACCTCCAGCCATCTTTAAAAGCTACTGTGAGATCATCGTCACCTACTTTCCCTTTGATGAACAGAACTGCAGCATGAAGCTGGGCACCTGGACCTATGATGGCTCTGTGGTGGCTATCAATCAG GAAAGCGACCAGCCTGACCTGAGCAACTTCATGGAGAGTGGGGAGTGGGTGATCAAGGAGTCCCGGGGCTGGAAGCACTGGGTGTTCTACGCCTGCTGCCCCTCCACGCCCTACCTGGACATCACCTACCACTTCGTCATGCAGCGCCTGCCCCTCTACTTCATCGTCAATGTCATCATTCCCTGCCTGCTCTTCTCCTTCTTAACCGGCCTGGTGTTCTACCTGCCCACAGACTCAG GAGAGAAGATGACTTTGAGCATCTCTGTCCTGCTGTCCTTAACCGTGTTCCTTCTGGTCATCGTGGAGTTGATCCCTTCCACCTCCAGTGCTGTGCCCTTGATTGGAAAATACATGCTGTTCACCATGGTGTTTGTCATCACCTCcatcatcatcaccgtcatcGTCATCAACACACACCACCGCTCCCCCAGCACCCATGTCATGCCCGAGTGGGTGCGGAAG GTTTTTATTGATACCATCCCAAATATCATGTTCTTCTCCACAATGAAAAGACCATCCagagaaaaacaagacagaaagatTTTTACAGAAGACATTGATATTTCTGACATTTCTGGGAAGCCCGGGCCTCCACCCATGGGCTTCCACTCTCCCCTGATCAAACACCCCGAGGTGAAAAGTGCCATCGAGGGCGTCAAATACATCGCAGAGACCATGAAGTCAGACCAGGAGTCCAATAAC GCGGCTGAGGAATGGAAGTATGTTGCAATGGTGATGGACCACATTCTCCTTGGAGTCTTCATGCTCGTCTGCATCATTGGAACCCTGGCTGTGTTTGCAGGTCGGCTCATTGAATTAAACCAGCAAGGATGA